In sulfur-oxidizing endosymbiont of Gigantopelta aegis, the following are encoded in one genomic region:
- a CDS encoding transposase: protein MVDSGSLSFVIIDGSTVQEPGATETTYRLHIAIDLISLTLRQVEVSTDKIGESLDHYVLESGDVVLIDRGYNQPKSLVPFIDRGGDIVLRYNAHSMNLYELDEHGKMIKIDWETKLQRLGKQAGAIPVYLCHDTKRIACTVHAVPLPAEKAAQARRKAKLRAQNKGRTAQEKTLYLSEWVLILTSVPVELLSTETAAALYRVRWQVELVIKRLKSLLAINQLRARKDSQLAELYLQGKLLYAVVTEKIAQRCFTKALTKMDGPRALTPWRLYKTIAEDIKSGLNACFPKQERFQRDYLKSVSERPRKRSLQSLPEPILGMIRQCRELGVSRV from the coding sequence GTGGTTGACAGTGGTTCATTAAGCTTCGTTATTATTGATGGCTCGACCGTGCAGGAACCCGGTGCGACAGAAACCACGTATCGGCTACATATCGCGATAGATTTGATTTCACTGACATTGCGCCAGGTTGAAGTCAGTACGGACAAGATTGGCGAAAGCCTTGACCATTATGTGCTGGAATCGGGCGATGTCGTGTTGATTGATCGTGGCTACAATCAACCGAAGTCGTTGGTGCCTTTTATTGACCGAGGTGGCGATATTGTGCTGCGCTATAACGCACACAGCATGAATTTATACGAGCTTGACGAGCACGGCAAAATGATAAAAATTGACTGGGAAACGAAATTACAACGTCTCGGGAAACAAGCGGGGGCTATTCCGGTTTATTTGTGCCATGATACTAAACGAATCGCCTGCACGGTACATGCGGTTCCGTTACCTGCCGAAAAAGCGGCGCAAGCCCGGCGTAAAGCGAAACTCAGAGCGCAGAACAAAGGACGTACAGCCCAGGAAAAAACGCTCTATCTCAGTGAATGGGTCTTAATTTTAACGTCCGTGCCGGTCGAGTTGCTCAGCACCGAAACGGCTGCCGCGCTCTATCGTGTACGCTGGCAGGTGGAATTGGTGATCAAACGGCTGAAAAGCCTGTTGGCGATCAATCAATTACGTGCCCGTAAAGACAGTCAATTGGCCGAATTGTATTTACAGGGCAAACTTCTGTATGCGGTGGTTACGGAAAAGATCGCGCAGCGGTGTTTTACCAAGGCCTTGACGAAAATGGATGGGCCGCGTGCATTGACACCCTGGCGTTTGTATAAAACGATTGCTGAGGACATTAAATCAGGATTGAACGCCTGTTTTCCGAAGCAAGAACGCTTTCAGCGTGATTATTTGAAAAGCGTTAGCGAACGCCCGAGAAAACGTTCGTTGCAGAGTCTACCTGAACCGATTTTGGGAATGATTCGACAATGCAGAGAGCTGGGCGTAAGTCGTGTTTAA
- a CDS encoding VirB3 family type IV secretion system protein gives MEDGYTAPIHRGLITPILIVGLPRTLAFILWTTACAVGFGLQEIWVLPIFFIFHIGFAILTKKDPYFFDVFKFAMKAPRRLDP, from the coding sequence ATGGAAGATGGCTACACAGCCCCTATTCATCGGGGATTAATTACCCCAATATTGATTGTCGGCTTGCCTAGAACGTTGGCGTTTATCTTGTGGACGACCGCCTGCGCCGTAGGTTTCGGGTTGCAGGAAATATGGGTGCTCCCCATCTTTTTTATTTTTCATATCGGGTTTGCAATTTTGACTAAAAAAGATCCCTATTTTTTTGATGTTTTCAAATTTGCAATGAAAGCCCCTCGCCGGTTAGACCCGTAG
- a CDS encoding TrbC/VirB2 family protein, protein MKYRRNTIFFLSLFTLMFLMGTNAEAATTTGMPWETPLNNLLNSLTGPVARVIGAISIVVFGFGLAFSEGGGLIRRAMWIVLGLTIAFNALSWSLTFFGFTGGLLI, encoded by the coding sequence ATGAAATATAGACGTAATACCATTTTCTTCTTGAGTCTTTTTACCCTAATGTTTCTCATGGGAACAAATGCGGAGGCTGCGACAACAACCGGTATGCCTTGGGAAACCCCGCTTAACAATTTATTGAATTCATTAACTGGGCCTGTGGCTCGTGTAATCGGTGCGATTTCAATTGTCGTTTTTGGGTTTGGTCTGGCGTTTTCTGAAGGTGGTGGTTTAATTCGCCGTGCCATGTGGATTGTTTTAGGTTTGACTATTGCGTTTAATGCCTTGTCCTGGAGCTTGACCTTCTTTGGTTTTACCGGTGGATTGCTTATTTAG
- the trbB gene encoding P-type conjugative transfer ATPase TrbB: MKDISDEVVRRKQTQLTTALDPVLHLLNDADVVEVMINPDTRVWVERIGEPPEQTDIQITTAEIERAIRLVASIMQTTISTDNPSVAGTLPQWNARIQASMPPMVDSPALCIRLPAKKVFNLNDYVAKGILTVSQSQILHNAVMDRKNILLGGGTGSGKTTLANALLDVISVTGDRVIIIEDNRELQCNALNKVHFYTDANVSLQRALFDSLRWRPDRIIIGEVRDKAALDLLKAWNTGHPGGVATIHADSTREMLTRMCQLIEENNMVAPKAFVAQTIDLCVHIKRDKNSPAGRCLSGISEVTGYKNGEWLISPVD; this comes from the coding sequence ATGAAAGATATTAGTGATGAAGTTGTTCGACGAAAGCAAACACAATTAACTACAGCTCTTGATCCTGTTCTGCATCTTTTAAATGACGCTGATGTGGTTGAAGTGATGATCAATCCAGATACCCGCGTCTGGGTTGAAAGGATAGGCGAGCCACCGGAACAAACCGATATTCAAATAACCACGGCAGAAATAGAACGGGCCATCCGTCTGGTTGCTTCCATCATGCAAACGACTATTTCAACCGATAACCCCAGTGTTGCAGGTACACTACCCCAATGGAATGCGAGAATCCAGGCATCCATGCCGCCAATGGTAGACAGTCCTGCACTATGTATCCGGCTGCCGGCCAAAAAAGTTTTTAATTTGAATGATTATGTCGCCAAGGGCATTCTAACGGTGAGCCAGTCGCAGATTTTGCATAACGCGGTCATGGATCGAAAAAATATCTTGTTAGGTGGTGGAACCGGTTCTGGTAAGACTACATTGGCAAATGCTTTGCTCGATGTCATCTCAGTAACCGGTGATCGTGTCATCATTATTGAAGACAATCGAGAATTACAGTGTAATGCACTTAACAAGGTTCACTTTTATACGGATGCTAATGTATCATTGCAGCGCGCTTTATTTGACAGTTTAAGGTGGCGGCCTGACCGGATCATCATTGGGGAGGTTAGAGATAAAGCTGCCCTTGATTTACTCAAGGCGTGGAATACAGGACACCCTGGCGGTGTTGCAACCATTCACGCAGACAGTACCCGCGAAATGTTAACCCGCATGTGTCAATTGATTGAAGAAAATAATATGGTGGCTCCAAAGGCGTTTGTGGCCCAGACTATTGACCTGTGCGTTCATATCAAACGTGATAAAAACTCGCCTGCCGGTCGGTGTCTATCGGGTATCTCTGAGGTGACTGGATATAAAAATGGTGAGTGGTTAATTTCACCTGTTGACTAA
- the traG gene encoding IncP-type conjugal transfer protein TraG, with the protein MTENTQAPWGIIKEDSRSIYYINLISGVLIITLGVWGATQYCAYELGYQENLGDPWFILFGYPVYIPWRVFEWTYYYEVYARGVFATSYLFIYGSFAIEAILLVYIAVWRARRNKAGDAYGTARWSTEKELKEAGLFAGEGIVIGQTVDGQLLQHNGPEHALVFAPPRSGKGVGLVIPTLLTWKGSVIVYDIKRENWEITAGFRKKFSHVLRFEPTSVSSVKFNPLYEIRKGDNEFRDAQGIAEMIVDTGDPNHKNDHWERTSKALLIAAILHVLYAEKDKSIPGVASFLTDPRRNISQTLTYMMTYRHLGDRPHPIVASMTREVLNKSENELSAVLSTATSFLTLYRDPVISNNIRESDFSIKDLMNSKNPVSLYFTIPVSEVKDTRPLIRLVLNQIGRRITESMSHDHSQPDYRHKMLLMIDEFPTLGRMDFLESGLAYFPGYGIRAYLIAQSLNQIEKHYGSNNAILDTSHIRITYGALDEKTAKRISDLLGQSTQVRKMANYAGSRLAPWLGHVMVSEQESPRQLLTPGEILNMPPHANLILIGGLFPYYGRKVTYYNDPRFMKRANLPAPNSEEEQRKEFPKPITHPWVYIEKTEEMSVSHENIDPDGSLDISPVHEDGINTGIDNENERGLDEHELALQMESLEDDRIKDEKEYERDEDRNINNQQAQRRLINQRQQGRLQELSRDQSGGDLPL; encoded by the coding sequence ATGACCGAAAATACACAAGCCCCTTGGGGCATTATAAAAGAGGATTCTCGCTCAATTTATTACATTAATTTAATATCGGGCGTTTTGATAATTACGCTGGGTGTTTGGGGGGCAACGCAATACTGTGCATATGAACTAGGGTATCAAGAAAATCTGGGTGATCCCTGGTTTATTTTATTTGGCTATCCCGTCTATATACCCTGGCGTGTTTTTGAATGGACGTATTACTATGAAGTTTATGCGAGAGGTGTTTTTGCAACGTCTTATTTATTCATTTATGGATCATTTGCAATAGAGGCTATTTTACTGGTTTATATTGCGGTTTGGAGGGCAAGGAGAAATAAGGCGGGGGATGCCTATGGAACGGCTCGCTGGTCCACTGAAAAAGAGCTGAAAGAGGCGGGTTTGTTCGCTGGTGAAGGCATTGTTATCGGTCAAACGGTTGATGGTCAGTTGCTGCAACATAATGGGCCGGAACATGCGCTGGTATTTGCACCGCCTAGAAGCGGTAAAGGTGTAGGGTTAGTTATACCAACTTTATTGACCTGGAAGGGTAGCGTCATTGTTTATGACATCAAGCGGGAAAACTGGGAAATCACAGCCGGTTTCAGAAAAAAATTCTCCCATGTTTTACGGTTTGAACCCACATCTGTTTCATCCGTGAAATTTAATCCATTGTATGAAATCAGAAAAGGCGATAATGAATTTAGGGATGCACAAGGTATTGCAGAAATGATTGTTGATACCGGTGATCCAAACCATAAGAATGATCACTGGGAAAGAACCAGTAAGGCACTTTTAATTGCGGCTATTTTACATGTATTGTATGCCGAAAAAGATAAAAGTATTCCAGGTGTTGCCAGTTTTTTGACTGATCCAAGAAGAAATATTTCACAGACATTAACTTACATGATGACCTATAGGCATTTAGGTGATCGGCCTCATCCTATCGTCGCTAGTATGACCCGTGAGGTGCTGAATAAATCTGAGAATGAATTGTCAGCGGTTCTGAGTACCGCAACATCATTTTTAACGCTCTATCGTGACCCTGTAATTTCTAACAATATTCGAGAATCTGATTTTTCAATAAAAGATCTGATGAACTCAAAAAATCCTGTCAGTTTGTATTTTACTATTCCTGTAAGTGAGGTTAAAGATACTAGGCCATTAATTCGTCTTGTTCTTAATCAAATCGGGCGGCGGATTACCGAGTCCATGAGTCATGACCATTCGCAGCCGGATTACCGGCACAAAATGTTATTGATGATTGACGAATTTCCAACGCTGGGGAGGATGGACTTTTTAGAATCAGGCTTGGCTTATTTTCCTGGTTACGGAATTCGTGCCTATTTAATCGCGCAATCTCTGAATCAGATCGAAAAACATTACGGTTCCAATAACGCCATTCTGGATACTTCGCATATTCGGATTACTTATGGCGCACTGGATGAGAAAACGGCAAAGCGCATATCGGATTTACTGGGACAATCCACCCAGGTTAGAAAAATGGCCAACTATGCCGGTTCCCGTCTGGCCCCGTGGTTAGGTCATGTGATGGTGAGCGAGCAGGAGTCCCCCAGGCAATTATTAACGCCTGGTGAAATTCTCAATATGCCACCTCATGCGAATTTAATTCTGATCGGTGGGTTGTTCCCTTATTACGGGCGTAAAGTTACCTATTACAACGATCCTCGTTTTATGAAACGCGCTAATTTACCGGCGCCGAATTCTGAAGAAGAACAGCGCAAGGAATTTCCCAAACCTATAACGCATCCCTGGGTTTATATCGAAAAGACGGAAGAAATGTCTGTTTCTCATGAGAACATTGATCCTGATGGTTCTCTTGATATATCCCCTGTTCATGAGGACGGTATCAATACAGGAATAGATAATGAAAATGAACGTGGTCTCGATGAACACGAATTAGCACTACAAATGGAATCATTAGAAGATGACCGCATAAAAGATGAAAAGGAATATGAAAGAGACGAAGACCGAAATATCAATAATCAACAAGCCCAACGCCGCCTTATTAATCAGCGGCAACAAGGACGGCTACAGGAATTATCCAGAGACCAAAGTGGGGGAGACTTGCCTTTATGA
- a CDS encoding DUF3363 domain-containing protein, with amino-acid sequence MAESVYNVGSSARRVVVKARVVKMNNSYGKKSAGLHMKYIERDGAGKDGKEAELFDSKTSNKDLTEWTEKNIEWAEHTEGEPHQFRVIISPEDAHELNLTEYTRELMERVQTDLGRDLVWTAANHYNTDNPHTHLVISGLDKNGEEVWIDREYISNGIRNRARELATQELGHRSEHEIDTTLNKEITQERFTSLDWKIDKVSHGNIVDMSVYPDDIDARKLHGKLIARLDHLVGYGLAIKDNSHEYILQDGWDTNLREMGERGDIIKTLHKEIKADPTKYRIYDKDDHDNVVTGRLVRSGLHDELNDRFYMIVEGQDGSSNYIVMDKGTDVTEYKRGSIVSVENYQDSWIKKSDYVIETFARSNQGIYDQKEHVKQVIKHPELLPNGVTPEGYTDAISRRVSRLSRFGLAQQLGSGLWKIEDNLTAELSRRDQESPNPRKVRISTIDERLLQQQIKAEGRAWIDTIHVENNAPYSFGSELNQAIKKRQEFMQKELGLKGNEKGLLKMLDNIERQKLVQDYADSSLRRYKPLKQEMFTGTLHKKITAPSGQGYALITSEHNNGIDKEFSLVPWRDNMKRSLGKPVSFGLSKQNIPIVKTLTKGLQR; translated from the coding sequence ATGGCAGAATCCGTTTATAACGTAGGCAGTTCAGCAAGGCGTGTTGTCGTCAAAGCCCGTGTTGTTAAAATGAATAACTCCTACGGGAAAAAATCAGCCGGTTTGCACATGAAATATATTGAAAGAGACGGGGCCGGAAAAGACGGAAAAGAGGCGGAACTATTTGATAGTAAAACATCGAATAAAGACCTAACAGAATGGACAGAAAAAAACATTGAATGGGCAGAACATACAGAAGGAGAGCCACACCAATTCAGGGTTATCATTTCACCGGAAGATGCACACGAACTTAATCTTACAGAATACACTCGCGAGTTAATGGAAAGGGTGCAAACAGACCTTGGCCGTGATCTGGTGTGGACGGCCGCAAATCATTACAACACAGACAATCCTCACACCCATTTAGTGATTAGTGGATTAGATAAAAACGGTGAAGAAGTCTGGATTGATCGTGAGTATATATCGAATGGAATAAGGAACCGAGCAAGAGAACTGGCAACACAAGAACTTGGTCATCGTAGTGAACATGAAATAGATACAACATTGAATAAGGAAATTACACAAGAACGATTCACATCACTGGACTGGAAAATTGATAAAGTTTCTCATGGGAATATTGTTGATATGAGTGTCTATCCTGATGATATAGATGCGCGTAAATTACACGGAAAATTGATTGCTAGGCTGGATCATCTTGTAGGTTACGGGTTAGCGATAAAAGATAATAGTCATGAATATATATTACAAGATGGATGGGATACTAATCTGCGTGAAATGGGGGAGCGTGGTGACATCATAAAAACGCTGCACAAAGAAATTAAGGCTGATCCAACAAAATACAGAATATATGATAAAGATGATCATGATAATGTTGTGACAGGTCGGCTTGTGAGAAGTGGGTTACATGATGAACTCAACGACCGTTTTTATATGATTGTTGAAGGTCAGGATGGAAGTTCTAATTACATTGTAATGGACAAAGGAACTGATGTTACAGAATACAAACGCGGGTCAATTGTCAGTGTTGAAAACTATCAGGATTCATGGATTAAGAAAAGTGATTACGTAATAGAAACATTTGCTAGATCAAATCAAGGTATTTATGACCAGAAAGAGCATGTCAAACAAGTTATAAAGCACCCTGAATTACTTCCTAATGGTGTAACACCAGAGGGGTATACCGATGCGATTAGCCGCCGTGTTAGTCGCTTATCCAGGTTTGGGCTGGCTCAACAATTAGGTAGTGGTTTGTGGAAGATTGAAGACAACTTAACGGCTGAATTGTCACGGCGTGACCAGGAATCACCAAACCCAAGAAAGGTTCGTATCAGTACGATAGATGAAAGATTGTTACAGCAGCAAATAAAGGCCGAAGGCAGGGCGTGGATTGATACCATTCATGTAGAAAACAATGCGCCTTATTCTTTTGGGTCAGAATTGAATCAGGCCATCAAAAAACGGCAAGAATTTATGCAAAAGGAATTGGGCTTAAAGGGGAATGAAAAAGGGCTGTTAAAAATGCTGGATAACATTGAAAGACAAAAGTTAGTACAAGATTACGCAGACAGTTCATTAAGACGTTACAAGCCGTTAAAACAGGAAATGTTTACCGGTACGCTGCATAAAAAAATCACTGCACCCAGCGGCCAAGGTTATGCTTTGATTACATCTGAACATAACAATGGTATTGATAAAGAGTTCTCTCTGGTTCCCTGGCGAGATAATATGAAACGCTCACTGGGTAAGCCAGTGTCATTTGGCCTTTCAAAACAGAATATACCTATTGTCAAAACATTAACAAAAGGTCTACAGCGATGA
- a CDS encoding S26 family signal peptidase encodes MNSGKKYLVYNHTDSIPKGFYYLNNDIDIESVKNGDLIVFDVPDQVKEMVIHRRWLNVSDTLTKPVSAKAGDFVCTNNRTVIVNNISYGPIEEYDSNGREMPWFKYCGTVKKGEVFVFIDNSKSFDSRYYGPIPAAELIAKATPLWIF; translated from the coding sequence ATGAATTCTGGCAAAAAATATCTCGTTTATAACCATACAGATAGCATACCAAAAGGTTTTTATTATCTGAATAATGACATTGATATTGAATCTGTAAAAAATGGTGATCTGATTGTTTTTGATGTTCCCGATCAGGTAAAAGAAATGGTCATTCATAGAAGGTGGCTAAACGTAAGCGATACACTGACAAAGCCTGTTAGTGCAAAGGCAGGTGATTTTGTTTGTACGAATAATAGAACTGTAATCGTTAACAATATTTCGTATGGTCCCATTGAAGAATACGATTCAAACGGTAGAGAAATGCCCTGGTTCAAATATTGTGGAACAGTAAAAAAAGGAGAAGTTTTTGTCTTTATAGATAATTCCAAGAGCTTCGATTCAAGATATTATGGTCCTATACCTGCTGCCGAGTTAATTGCAAAGGCAACGCCACTATGGATATTTTAA
- a CDS encoding TrfB-related DNA-binding protein, giving the protein MKLTKKKFNTVISNIKISERTRLMAYEILVNQKSSEEVGRKFGVTRQAAHKAALRVWRSYLESIDCPEGWTSIELIVPPELKERFEKIQQQLLIKHSIL; this is encoded by the coding sequence ATGAAGTTAACAAAGAAAAAGTTTAATACTGTTATAAGTAACATAAAAATAAGCGAAAGAACACGACTTATGGCTTATGAAATACTCGTTAATCAAAAGAGTTCTGAAGAAGTCGGTCGTAAGTTTGGTGTCACACGTCAAGCAGCTCACAAAGCTGCTTTGCGTGTATGGCGAAGTTATCTGGAATCAATTGATTGCCCTGAAGGGTGGACTTCAATAGAACTCATTGTTCCACCTGAGTTGAAAGAAAGATTTGAAAAAATTCAACAACAATTGCTGATTAAGCATTCAATTTTATAA
- a CDS encoding ParB/RepB/Spo0J family partition protein, translating to MKNINLISIDNLALSLDQPQKGEKITLLSLDKVIPDPDQPRRDRNKEADNELANSIKEEGVIQPIIVRPENDDGYHMIICGERRYDGSKKAGLDTIPCIVRDIESSMILTIQTVENIQRDNMSLADEIEAVAKIAKAHGTKKTAELLGKKSQYVSKRVRVYKANSYLWDFIKLGYSNDFAAFYELALLDSKNHDEAKILVDSWILSPTIRTSLRTQVEDIKRRLSKPKKNNVIDIDSSNDVDAVKLNDDVIESINTIETVLNDSSDSTMENGKKEQNKPKKVKKDKLLNVGGVPDSFKVESLQDRKLLSFTFDDGVLIDIEISNDDWMNFVNEVNKEKV from the coding sequence ATGAAAAATATTAATCTTATCTCTATAGATAATCTCGCATTGAGTCTTGATCAGCCTCAAAAGGGAGAAAAAATAACCTTGCTTTCACTTGATAAAGTCATTCCTGATCCTGATCAACCCAGAAGGGACAGGAATAAGGAAGCAGATAATGAACTGGCTAATAGTATCAAGGAAGAGGGTGTGATCCAGCCTATTATTGTACGTCCTGAAAATGACGATGGATACCACATGATAATTTGTGGGGAACGTCGTTATGATGGTTCAAAAAAGGCCGGACTTGATACGATTCCTTGCATAGTTCGAGATATTGAATCCAGTATGATTTTAACTATCCAAACGGTTGAAAACATACAACGCGATAATATGTCATTAGCTGATGAAATAGAAGCTGTTGCCAAAATAGCAAAGGCACATGGAACCAAAAAAACGGCGGAATTGTTAGGCAAAAAAAGCCAGTATGTCAGCAAAAGAGTTCGCGTATATAAAGCTAATTCCTATCTATGGGACTTTATAAAATTAGGCTATAGCAATGACTTTGCTGCTTTCTATGAGTTGGCCTTACTTGACAGTAAAAATCATGATGAAGCCAAAATATTAGTCGATTCATGGATACTATCACCCACAATAAGAACATCATTGCGAACGCAAGTTGAAGATATAAAAAGACGGCTTTCAAAGCCAAAGAAAAACAATGTTATTGATATTGATTCTTCAAATGATGTTGATGCTGTAAAACTTAATGATGATGTTATTGAGTCAATTAATACGATAGAAACGGTATTAAATGATAGCTCTGATAGCACTATGGAAAATGGAAAAAAAGAACAAAATAAACCTAAAAAGGTTAAAAAGGATAAGCTATTAAATGTAGGTGGTGTACCAGATTCATTTAAAGTTGAGTCATTACAAGATAGAAAGTTACTGTCTTTCACATTTGATGACGGCGTATTAATTGATATTGAAATATCTAACGATGACTGGATGAATTTTGTCAATGAAGTTAACAAAGAAAAAGTTTAA
- a CDS encoding ParA family protein, giving the protein MGKIVTCTVHKGGTGKTTLSVALACYAVKQGLSVAIVDLDSQCNATKQFIALDQVGECLTASDLFDMTDLQTKTVCFVPHKKGDIEPDNVLHDSLDNAVKHRFSVIPANDVLLSVERLPIESASIFSKNLRSLSEYFDLVVCDTPPTKGFGMLAPLMASDYAFSPINPDAFSSDGVASLFEKIRAIKEEKNKKLEFLGLVINRLNTHSPLQKQVANYMKEQLGNNVISQVIAERSAISNSAFSRRPVWYQARSGSTRIAAKEIKNTMKILLDKMEMNEA; this is encoded by the coding sequence ATGGGTAAAATCGTTACATGCACCGTTCATAAAGGTGGAACTGGTAAAACAACGCTCAGTGTTGCTTTGGCTTGTTATGCCGTAAAACAGGGTTTAAGTGTGGCTATTGTTGACCTGGATAGCCAATGCAATGCCACTAAACAGTTTATTGCTCTTGATCAGGTTGGTGAGTGTTTAACCGCCAGTGATCTATTCGATATGACGGATTTACAAACTAAAACAGTCTGTTTTGTGCCGCATAAAAAGGGCGATATAGAGCCGGATAATGTTTTACATGATTCATTAGATAATGCAGTTAAGCATAGATTCTCTGTTATTCCGGCGAATGATGTGTTGCTCAGTGTTGAGCGTTTGCCGATTGAGTCAGCATCAATTTTTTCTAAAAATCTACGATCTTTGTCTGAATATTTTGATTTGGTTGTTTGCGATACGCCGCCAACAAAAGGCTTTGGTATGCTGGCTCCACTGATGGCATCTGATTATGCTTTTTCGCCAATCAATCCAGACGCTTTTTCATCTGATGGGGTTGCCAGTCTTTTTGAAAAAATCAGAGCCATTAAGGAAGAAAAAAACAAAAAACTGGAGTTTCTAGGGTTAGTAATAAACAGGTTGAACACGCATAGCCCATTGCAAAAACAGGTGGCTAATTATATGAAAGAGCAATTAGGAAATAATGTTATTTCCCAGGTTATTGCTGAAAGGTCAGCAATCAGTAATTCCGCTTTTTCACGTCGCCCTGTCTGGTATCAGGCTCGATCAGGTTCAACCAGAATTGCCGCTAAAGAGATAAAAAATACGATGAAAATCTTACTCGATAAAATGGAAATGAACGAGGCTTAA
- a CDS encoding antirestriction protein, giving the protein MCEEVEIVVNSVVVPESIRMNKLPEYFGGKFLICENLIYHYMEKLCSDYQGGYWNFYELSNGGFFMAPSLDAESLNLIWANNYFDGSLSLEAAGIVACLFSYNHMSSIGGGDQFINLYHWLLEYSWSHPEGGVIAKAID; this is encoded by the coding sequence ATGTGTGAAGAAGTTGAAATTGTTGTAAATTCAGTTGTTGTTCCTGAATCTATCCGTATGAATAAACTGCCTGAATATTTCGGTGGTAAATTTCTTATTTGTGAAAACCTTATTTATCATTACATGGAAAAACTTTGCTCTGATTACCAGGGGGGATATTGGAATTTCTATGAATTATCGAACGGGGGGTTCTTTATGGCTCCCAGTCTTGATGCTGAATCATTGAATTTGATCTGGGCTAATAACTACTTTGATGGATCGCTAAGTCTGGAAGCTGCCGGTATTGTCGCTTGCCTGTTTTCTTATAACCATATGTCATCCATTGGTGGTGGTGATCAATTTATTAATTTGTATCATTGGCTTCTGGAATATTCCTGGTCACACCCCGAAGGCGGAGTTATTGCCAAAGCAATAGATTAG
- a CDS encoding type II toxin-antitoxin system RelE/ParE family toxin, whose amino-acid sequence MIKSFKHKGLQKFFTSGSTAGIQSNHAPRIEERLQALHTANTIEDMNLPGWRLHALKGDKTGLWSINVSGNWRIVFEFKDGHAYIVNYEDYH is encoded by the coding sequence ATGATAAAGAGCTTCAAACACAAGGGATTGCAAAAGTTTTTCACCTCGGGCAGCACGGCAGGGATACAAAGCAATCATGCTCCCCGCATAGAGGAACGCTTACAAGCTCTACACACTGCAAATACAATTGAGGATATGAACCTACCAGGCTGGCGGTTACATGCCTTAAAAGGCGATAAAACCGGCCTATGGTCAATTAATGTCAGTGGTAACTGGCGGATAGTCTTTGAGTTCAAAGACGGCCACGCTTATATTGTCAACTATGAAGATTACCATTAA
- a CDS encoding HigA family addiction module antitoxin, with protein sequence MIEQHNPMHPGEFIKRVYLIPCHIGSNELARNLKVSDGLVSRLINGKTDVSPAMALKLSKVLGRSPESWLQMQDNFNLHQAKKELDLSEYEPLELAG encoded by the coding sequence ATGATTGAACAACACAACCCCATGCACCCTGGGGAATTCATCAAACGGGTGTATTTAATACCCTGTCATATCGGCTCAAATGAGCTTGCCAGAAACCTTAAAGTCAGTGATGGCTTGGTTAGCCGGTTAATCAATGGAAAAACGGACGTATCACCGGCTATGGCCCTGAAATTGTCAAAAGTGTTGGGACGCTCCCCTGAAAGCTGGCTGCAAATGCAGGACAATTTCAACCTGCATCAAGCCAAAAAAGAACTGGATTTAAGCGAGTATGAACCGCTTGAACTAGCAGGGTGA